The window GATGAAATTCACCCGCAATCGCCAAAAGATAAAAGTGATGCCAGCTATGCCAAGCTGAACAAAAACCGCGATATGGCCAAATACCGCCAATATATGCGCAACCAGATAACAGAGTTGTTAACCAACTATGGCAAAATTGATATCCTCTGGCTCGATTTTTCTTTCCCGCGCGGTGATGGGCATGGTAAAGGTAAAGACGAGTGGGGATCTGTTGAGCTGTTAAAACTGATCAGGAAATTGCAACCCGGTATTATTGTAGATAACCGCCTTAACCTGGAAGAATATAAAGATGGCGCCGATTTTGAAACACCGGAACAAGTAAGCACCGCCGAACTGGCCAAATACCGTGGTAAGACATGGGAAACCTGCCAAACATTTTCGGGTTCATGGGGATACTATCGCGATGAAAATACATGGAAAACCCACCGCCAGTTATTGGATTTGCTGATAACTTCGGTAAGTAATGGTGGTAACCTTATCCTTAACGTAGGCCCAACTGCCCGCGGCGAATTTGATTACCGTGCCACAAACGCGCTGGATAGTTTGGCACACTGGATGCATGCTAATGATAAATCAATTTACAACTGTACTTATGCTCCCGATACTTATAAGATACCCGAGGGATCAAAACTTACATACAATAAGGCTACTAAAAAACTATATGTGCAATTGTTTGATTATCCGAAGGGTAAGCTGATACTGCCTGGCTATGCCGGAAAGATTAAATACGCGCAGTTTTTAAACGATCACTCGGAGTTGTTATACAAACCATCGGGGTCTGATGATCTGGAGGTTACCATGCCGGCCAAACCGCCGTACGAGATACCGGTTATTGAGTTGTCGCTTAACTAAAAGTTCATGGTTGATAGTTCATGGTTCATGGTGAAAAAAAGCTGCCGGGAACTATGAACTATGATCCATGATCCATGAACAAAAAATATGTCGCAAAAAGAAACATTTTTAAGAATCCACCCGCATGATAATGTGCTGGTTGCACTGCAAAACCTGGAGCTGGGTACCGTAATTAATTTTGAGGGCGAAAGCTTCCCGCTGGTTGACCGTGTGGCCGCTAAACACAAATTTGCGATTAATGAATTGGCACAGGGCGCCGAAATATATATGTATGGTGTATTGGTAGGCAAGGCTACCGTAACTATACCAAAAGGTGGCTTGCTTACTACGGCCAATGTGCACCACGCATCAGAGGGCTTTCACTTAGGCGAGCGTAAGCTGAGCTGGCACCAGCCGGATACCTCAAATTTTGCAGGCAAAACATTTAACGGTTATCACCGTGCCGATGGATCTGTAGGTACTGCTAATTACTGGATTGTGGTGCCCCTGGTGTTTTGCGAAAATCGCAACATCCAGGTTTTAAAAGAGGCTTTGGTTGATAAGCTTGGTTATAAAAAAGCCAAAAGCTACGAGGGTGATGTGGAGCAGCTCATGGAGCTTTACCAGGCAGGTAAATCTGTTGAAGAGATTTTAAATGCCGATATCCAGCTAAGCGCCGATAAACCCAATTCAAAACGTTTGTTTAAAAATATTGATGGCATCAAGTTCCTTAATCATAGCATGGGTTGCGGTGGTACCAAAGATGATTCGGACGCTTTGTGCGGATTGATTGCAGGTTACATTACCCATCCAAACGTTGCCGGTGCCACGGTGTTGAGCCTGGGCTGCCAGCATGCACAGGTAAGCATTTTGCAGGCCGAGATTGCCAAACGCGATCCGGCTTTTAATAAACCAATGGTAGTATTGGAGCAGCAAAAAGTAGGCACCGAAAGCGAATTGCTAAAACAAGCCCTTAAACAAACTTTTGCCGGCTTGGTACAGGCCAACCAAACCCAACGCCAGCCGGCGCCGCTATCAAAGCTGTGCATCGGTATGGAGTGTGGTGGTTCTGATGGTTTCTCGGGCATTTCGGCAAACCCTGCTTTGGGTTATGTATCAGATTTGCTGGTTACCATGGGGGGCTCGGTAATCCTGGCCGAATTTCCCGAGCTTTGCGGGGTAGAACAGGAATTGAGCGACCGCTGTGCCGATGAGGAAACTGCCAACCGCTTTATGCAGTTAATGACCACGTACAACGCTCGTGCAGAGGCCGATGGCTCGG is drawn from Mucilaginibacter ginsenosidivorax and contains these coding sequences:
- a CDS encoding alpha-L-fucosidase: MFKKLQLSMLVMLVAVLSVSAQQKTIGTETDAQKEKRMEWWKDSRFGMFIHWGLYSGAARHEWVKHNEQIDNAGYQKYFDQFNPDYFDPQKWAKQAKAAGMKYAVLTTKHHEGFCLFDSKYTDYKAPNTKAKRDLVREYVNAFRGQGLKVGFYYSLLDWHHPDYTIDEIHPQSPKDKSDASYAKLNKNRDMAKYRQYMRNQITELLTNYGKIDILWLDFSFPRGDGHGKGKDEWGSVELLKLIRKLQPGIIVDNRLNLEEYKDGADFETPEQVSTAELAKYRGKTWETCQTFSGSWGYYRDENTWKTHRQLLDLLITSVSNGGNLILNVGPTARGEFDYRATNALDSLAHWMHANDKSIYNCTYAPDTYKIPEGSKLTYNKATKKLYVQLFDYPKGKLILPGYAGKIKYAQFLNDHSELLYKPSGSDDLEVTMPAKPPYEIPVIELSLN
- a CDS encoding UxaA family hydrolase — encoded protein: MSQKETFLRIHPHDNVLVALQNLELGTVINFEGESFPLVDRVAAKHKFAINELAQGAEIYMYGVLVGKATVTIPKGGLLTTANVHHASEGFHLGERKLSWHQPDTSNFAGKTFNGYHRADGSVGTANYWIVVPLVFCENRNIQVLKEALVDKLGYKKAKSYEGDVEQLMELYQAGKSVEEILNADIQLSADKPNSKRLFKNIDGIKFLNHSMGCGGTKDDSDALCGLIAGYITHPNVAGATVLSLGCQHAQVSILQAEIAKRDPAFNKPMVVLEQQKVGTESELLKQALKQTFAGLVQANQTQRQPAPLSKLCIGMECGGSDGFSGISANPALGYVSDLLVTMGGSVILAEFPELCGVEQELSDRCADEETANRFMQLMTTYNARAEADGSGFYANPSPGNIRDGLITDAIKSAGAAKKGGTSPVTAVLDYPEKVTKPGLNLLCTPGSDVESTTAEVGSGANIVLFTTGLGTPTGNPITPVIKLSTNTVMFERMPDIIDINCGTIIEGDETIQQAGERILNYVIHVANGEVEPKSVKLGQDDFIPWKRGVSL